One segment of Syntrophorhabdus sp. DNA contains the following:
- a CDS encoding dodecin domain-containing protein encodes MGESVYVVNEIVGTSTTSWEDAARSAIETAAKSVHDLRVGEVVTQDVTLENGKVVSYRVRLNISFKYHPDKVWHEEIRKH; translated from the coding sequence ATGGGAGAGAGTGTGTACGTCGTCAATGAGATCGTGGGCACCAGCACGACATCATGGGAAGACGCGGCAAGGTCGGCCATAGAGACCGCCGCGAAGAGTGTCCATGACCTGCGCGTCGGTGAGGTCGTGACCCAGGATGTGACCCTGGAGAACGGGAAGGTGGTAAGCTACCGCGTGAGGCTCAACATCTCCTTTAAGTACCACCCGGACAAAGTCTGGCACGAGGAGATCAGGAAACACTGA
- a CDS encoding cyclic nucleotide-binding domain-containing protein encodes MEIGRAIRERAEMLENTSLSMDFSYEELVTLAGYMGTMTYRKGTTIFEEGDREIFMCVVVKGGVIILKRDERMDPKRVTAIGVGKVIGEMSMIDGSPRSATATAAADTILVVLSKESMDRLFREKPYVGLKLLKKIAYSMSQRLRRTTGVLVDYLERNN; translated from the coding sequence ATGGAGATCGGACGTGCCATAAGGGAGCGGGCGGAGATGCTCGAGAACACGTCGCTCAGCATGGACTTCTCGTACGAGGAGCTTGTCACCCTTGCAGGTTACATGGGCACCATGACCTACAGGAAGGGAACGACTATCTTTGAGGAGGGCGACAGGGAGATCTTCATGTGTGTCGTGGTGAAGGGCGGCGTCATCATCCTGAAGAGGGACGAGCGCATGGACCCCAAGCGCGTGACTGCAATAGGCGTGGGGAAGGTCATAGGCGAGATGTCCATGATAGACGGCAGTCCCCGCTCCGCCACGGCAACGGCGGCCGCCGACACCATCCTCGTTGTCCTCTCGAAGGAAAGCATGGACCGCCTTTTCAGGGAAAAGCCCTACGTTGGCCTCAAACTGCTCAAGAAGATCGCGTACTCCATGAGTCAGAGGCTGCGCCGGACAACGGGTGTGCTCGTGGATTACCTTGAAAGAAATAACTGA